Proteins co-encoded in one Brassica rapa cultivar Chiifu-401-42 chromosome A02, CAAS_Brap_v3.01, whole genome shotgun sequence genomic window:
- the LOC103854195 gene encoding CLAVATA3/ESR (CLE)-related protein 25 yields the protein MVCCMKNRISKQIKKVLNGPICYIKICFSITFSSSCFLFFSLRGHLPMYDAALCPSFLNRPNHGSVFPSCRDIRCSMGGNGIIALVRVVVSLVIIVFLLVGILANAAQSVPSTEKVKSLRFSGKDVNLFHVSKRKVPNGADPIHNRKETSRQPPRV from the exons ATGGTTTGCTGCATGAAAAATCGCATCTCAAAGCAAATAAAAAAGGTACTTAACGGGCCCATATGTTACATAAAGATATGTTTTTCCAtaactttctcttcttcttgcttcctttttttttctctacgtGGACACCTACCTATGTATGATGCTGCTTTGTGTCCATCATTTTTAAATAGACCCAATCACGGATCTGTCTTTCCAAG CTGTAGGGACATACGTTGCAGTATGGGTGGAAATGGCATTATAGCTTTGGTTAGAGTTGTTGTGTCTCTTGTTATTATTGTGtttcttcttgttggtatcTTAGCAAACGCTGCACAAAGTGTTCCATCAACAGAAAAGGTCAAGAGTTTGCGGTTTAGTGGTAAAGATGTGAATCTGTTTCATGTAAGCAAGCGAAAAGTTCCAAATGGAGCTGATCCTATCCACAACAG GAAAGAAACTTCAAGACAGCCACCACGAGTATGA
- the LOC103854194 gene encoding 60S acidic ribosomal protein P2-3-like → MKVIAAFLLAKLAGNEKPTKDDLKSIFDSVGAEFDEAKTDLFFSLVKDHDVAELIAVGREKMGALSAGGAGVAMVAGGGGGDAPSAAEPAAETKKVEEEKEESDDGEGMMSLFD, encoded by the coding sequence ATGAAGGTGATCGCAGCTTTTCTCCTCGCGAAGCTCGCCGGAAACGAGAAGCCGACCAAGGATGATCTGAAGAGCATCTTCGATTCCGTTGGCGCTGAGTTCGACGAGGCCAAGACAGATCTGTTCTTTTCTCTCGTGAAGGATCACGACGTGGCCGAGCTGATCGCGGTTGGGAGGGAGAAGATGGGGGCTCTATCTGCCGGCGGTGCAGGTGTCGCTATGgtggctggaggaggaggaggcgacGCTCCTTCGGCGGCTGAGCCAGCGGCGGAGACGAAGAAGGttgaggaggagaaggaggagtCGGATGATGGTGAAGGCATGATGAGTCTTTTCGATTGA